ACTTGCAAGAGATACAGGCACCTCTTTAGAGTGATACCCTATATATGAAACCTGCAATACGGCGCTTGATGTTTCAAGAGGCAGAGTAAACCTGCCATCAGCATCGGTGACTGTACCAACGGTTGTACCCTTAATAATAATTGTAGCCCCGGGCAGTTCACCTTGTGCATCCTTCACTATTCCATGGATATTACCTTGTTGTCCATAGATTACGTTAGTAAAGGCCAGCATAACCATGAAAGTGGACAACAAAAACACTTTTAAATATTTTATCATAAACTCGTGAATTTATTAATTCTCTAATTTGTAATTATCATAATTTTGTAACCTTCACAACAAAGTTTCTGGGATGCCATAAGTATTTAGCATCATCTTCCCAGATTACATCCCAGTTATCAGAAACTCCCTCAGTAATTGGAAAGTTAAAGGCCATGTTCTCAATAGTAATACTATTATACTCGTCAAAAGCATAAGTTCCTGCACTCCACAAATTACATGATCTTCTTACTCCATCCTTAGAAATGAAAGTGATAATTCCTGTCTTGGAGTTCTTTTCCCATTCACCTTCACCTTCAGGTATACATCTGTAGAAATGTTTCAGATCATGTTTAACCCAATTTCTGTCATCATATACAAAGCTAGCATACATACCGTCAGGACCGGCATCATTGATGCTGATACCGTAAGTATCACCAGTCTCTTCGTTCACACCCATCAAAATCAGAGAAATAATATTATCCTCTTCTGCAGTTGGTTTTCCGTCAACATTCCATCGCCAGCTTTTCTCCATCATAGGCCAAACCGCGCCACCACCATATTCCGGACCGGTTCCACCATACATCCAGAGCTGTTCTACTGCATAATCACCCACGATAGGTTCATAAAACTCATCAAACGTTACTACATAAGTTCTCTTTTCTCCATTTTCAGCAATCACTTCAAATGAATCAGAACCATTGCTTAAGTCCAGTGTGCTTCCAATAGTAAGCGTTGAAGTAGCATTGTACTGAAGTTTCAAATTTAAAACCTTCACATTCTTCAGGTCCTTTATAGCCGATGAAATTAGGGTAACTTTGATAGTTCCCTCTTCATCCTTTCGCCAATTATTCTCAATAAGGGGATCTCCCACCTGGCCTTCAATCTTAAAAGCAACAGGAGTCCTCTCCCTTAACCATGGATCAACAAGATCTTGCACCTCTCTCTGATTATTATCGCAAGACCATAAAATGGCTAAGACCAATACAATTATTCCCTTAACAAGTGTTGATGTTCTCATAATTTAGGTAAATAAATATCCATTTTTAATTATAAATTTTTGAATTTGAATTTTTCACAATATTAACCACATACTAATAAAGCTCACTTTAGCTTTATTCTCCAATCGCTTTTCAATAAAAAGAGCCTAGTCTAGATTTTAACAGAAATTACTCGTTCCACCGCAACAAATTTATAGTGTTGAAATTTCTAAAATTGATACTTTTTTATCAACTCATATGCATTTTTTGACATACGTATATAAAAAAAGTCAATAACCCTCTACAGCAATCCCTTTTGCCATAATATACATGTCAGGAAGATCTTTAGAGAAGAAAGATGCCGGATGATCATACATGGAGATAAAATTACTTTCAGTTGCATGCCCTTTAAATACGGAGTAAAAATGGTGTCCTTCCTCATTAGGGTCATACTTATTTCTCCACATTACAATCATACTTACCGACTGCCCCAAAGAGGGCGTCAGAATCTGCTCAGTCCAATATCTGTATTGAGTTTTACCACTACCATCAATCAAACCCTCAACACCCGTTTCTGTAACACCACACGGCTTTTTAAGCTCCTTTGACAATTTAGACAAAGCCGTCATGTTTATAGCGAATGTTGTGGGATTAAGACCATGATAACAATCCATGCCAATAAAATCAACATACTCATTACCGGGCCATCTGAACAAAAAATCACTTCTGCCCTTTGGTGAATCCATTTGTGGTGATATAGCATAGATAAAATTATGTACACCTTTTGTATCCCTTAGATAACTAATTGTAAACTGCCACAACCTCACAAATTCACTCTCTGTGGTACAAGATCTTCCCCACCATGACCATGTTTGAGTATGTTCGTGATAGGGACGAAATATTACAGGAATCAACTTGCCATCAGACCCTTTTAAATCCATTGCAAACTGAGCCAGCCTATCTAGCCAAACCTTGTACTTAATATTAGTTTCCCCACCCTCATTAAGAATCTCCTTCACAACATCCTTTCTGGAGTTATCCCAGGAGTCACCCCCAGTGAGCGGATTATTTATATGAATACAAGCAGTAATCACCTCACCCCTGTCGTAAGCCTCCCTGATTACTCTTTTACGTATCATATTCTCATTTATATCAAATTCATAGGAATATCTGTCGTCCATTACAGATCCAAAGTCAACACTGAACACGGCAGGATAATCGCCACAAACATCCCTGGTATCAGAGACTCCCGGAACATTGTACCATTTTCTTCCATACCATAGATCATCATGATGCCCAAACATAAAGCCACTTTTTTGAATCTCCCATAGATTAGAATAGAGCGCTTTTGTCTCGTAAGTAGCATTTTTATCAGCAAGATAAAGCAGGGTAAGATTATCTTCGTTAGGTTCACCCACTATCTCATCCCCTGTTTCAGAGCATGAGAATGAAACTATAAGTAAAATCGAGATAAGTATAAACAACCTTTTCACAGTAAATAAAGTATCAAATTGTGCAATTATGAATAGATAACTATTATATTGTCAAAGGTAGTCCGCTTATCAATGAAAAAATAATACAATATTATCAATTATTGACATTTTAATAATTGAACGGTTATTGAAAAGTTAAAATGGTTGTGGGATAAAGGTCGGAGATATGCTACTATACTATAAGCTTGGTTTTCCTGTAGTTTTCCCTGAAAACCTTGGGTGAGCACTCTTTTCTTTTTTTAAATATACGGTTAAAATTGGATACATTATTAAATCCACATTCGTAGCATATCTCCGAGATGGTGTTGGTAGTATCAACAAGCAACCTAGTTGCATTTCCTAAACGAATATCAATAATATATTCAGAAATGGTCTTTCCCGCTCTCAGTTTAAAGAAGCGACTGAAAGCTACAGGAGTCATGCCAACCAAGTTAGCAAGCTCTTCAAGTCTGATATCCTCTTTATAGTGGGCATTTATATAATCATATATCTTTTTTACCCTTCTGCTGTCTGTGTTATCCTCTGCCTGTGCAAAAGAAGAACTTGCCAGAGTATGACAATTCTCACACAACGAAAGTTCATACAGTATATGCATTAAATTCATAACAGCGTGAAACCCCGACTCTTCTGAAGACAACTTATCGAGCATTGGATAAACCCTCATGATGGTCTCCATAGGGAAATTTATTCCCTTCTGCGCCTTGATCAGCATATTTTTAATTGAGCTGAACTGATTTTTATGGATGAAATTATCAAAAAAAAGATCTTTCGAAAACTGAATTGTAATTTCTCTTATATTCCTTGATGTGCACTCGTGCTGCTCCCATACATGCTCCAGATCATCGCCTGTTATAAGTGTAAGATCCCAATTTCCAATTACCTCAACAGAATCACCCACAATACGTTTTACTCCTGCAGCATTTTCAACATAATTGAGTTCATATTCACTGTGAGAATGCAGAGGATAGGTAAATTCAGATTTCCTTCGATCAGCAATGTAGAAGCAATCCTTATCAGATAAGGGTGTTATCTCATTAATAATATTGTTAACATGCGAGCTCATAGAGGGGTAAGAATAAGTGTATTCAAAGATATATACAAATCTCAATAATAACAAAAATTGAATAAAAAATGAGACGTGTTAAAAGTGAATTAACTATTTTGACTGCTATTAAGTGTTTTAGGAGGTGAGTTGGGTCAATATATATTCAATTTTTTAATTTTGTATATGATCTAATTTGTTCTTAAATTTGAAAATCAGTTTTTATTCTATTTATTACAAGCAACCTTTATCATATTTACACAAAAACAATCTTCAATTTCACTGGAAAATTATGGCTAAAATACCTCAGTCAGAATACCTATCGACTAATAATCTAAGCTGTGTATTCAATAATACATCTGCAACCTATAAGTTTTATTGGTTTAAATCCCTTCTGCAAATGCGAAATGAGGAAGGAGCCGTTCGTATGTCAGTATGGGATTTAGTAATAAGGATGGTTGCAAACGCATGGTACACTATTCACTATTTTCGCCTCTCTTTCGGAACAATGGATTCTTTACATGATATAGTAACCGAATTGCAATGGTTAACAGGTTTGCTAATGGATTCCAGTAGAGAAGATGTTATCAAATGTCTTACCGGAAATTTGGAAAACAAGAAGGTTAAGAGACTATTACATACACTTACATTAAATGTTCCATACAGATTCCTAAGTCCATGGATAAATTATAGATCAGACGAAGACGTTAGCTAAGAACATGGGTTATGAGGAATGGCAAGGATGAAGCTAACTGAATTAAAAACTAAATATTCCCCAAAAGGTCCATATCTTAACTCCTTTCTTAATGTTGATATCAAAAACAATTATAAATACCTATTTTAATTTATGAAGAATATCGTTTTAACACTACTCTGTATTTCACTACTCGCTCTTACCGGATGTAAAGAAAATAGTGGTAAGGCACAAACTGGAGAGGCTGGAGATGTAACAACTGTTGATAAACTGACTTCTGAGCAGATCAAGGCTGCTTCTTTTGAGGATCTGTTCAAGACTATTGATGCCAATGAGGTTGAGGAGGATATTTTTACTCTTATAAACCAGGATTACTCTGTGCTGACTGCAGGAACTCCCGATCATTACAACTCGATGGTGGCCAGCTGGGGTGGTTGGGGTATACTGTTCAACAAACAGGTGGTGTTTTCTATGCTCCGTTCTAATCGTTATACGCTTGAACTTATTCGTAAGGAGAACAGATATACGATGTCTTTCTTCGACCGGGAGTATCAGGATGAGATCGTTAAGTTTGGTATGTCGTCTGGCAGGGATAGCAATAAGAAGATGACTAATACTACCCTAACTGCTGTGGAAACTCCTTCGGGCAATATGAGCTATAAGGAGGCCAAGATTATAATTGAACTGGATCTGTTTGAAGTGACTACGGTTTCTCCAGATGATTTCCTTACTGAGGATGCCAGACAGTTCATCATTGATGCTCACACTGAAACTAACGAGTATCACAAGCTTGTTTTTGGTGAGATAAAGAATGTGTGGGTTCGTAAATGATTACACACACACACATTTAAAAACTTATTTTAATTTCCCCGCTGCTTTGTAGTATCTTGTTTCTGCAAGCTGTGCGTTGCATCCTGCCTCGACTGACTCTGACTTGGCTTGTTGCCACATGGCTTGTGCTTCCAGCAGGTTGGAGAGGGTTTCCATTCCGGCATCATATCTGTCACGACTCTCGCGAAGGTTTTCTTCTGCCTGGCTCAGGGAGCGGTTGGTGAGTTGGATTGCGGCTAACGACTCCTGATAGTTCTGCAGTGCCTGTTGTACTTCCAGTTCCATCATTCCGGTCAGTTCTTCCTGCTGCAGTTGAGCCATTCGTTTCTCGGCCATAGCGCTGCGAACTCTGTTTTTGCCTTCACCCCAGTGGAATATTGGTACCTGTACGGAGACTACTGCCGAAAAGGCGGTATTGTCTAATAGTTTGTTGTCGTTCAGCTTCAATCCATTGGCATAGGAAAAGTTGCCTCCTATGCCTACCTGTGGGAGGAACTCGCTACGTGCAAGTTTCACCTGCTCCACCTTAAGCTCTACCTGATGCATGAGCAGTTCCACTTCCGGTCGTAATGCCAAATCCGGCAATGGTAATGCCTCTTCTTGTGGTGCAGTTGTATGAGGAGCTACTGTGATTTCGCTGTTAAGCGGTAAGCCTATCACGTGGCATAGGTTCATCCTTGCCAGTCTTACCCCATTATCTGCCTTCAGTAATTGTAGTTCAACCTCATTACGTTTCACCTCTACCCTTAGCAGATCGTTGCGTGGCACCATCCCTGCTTCATATGCGTTGGTAACATCTGTTCCCAGCTGATCAAGCATCTCTTTATAGGCTTCGGCAACTTTCTTCAGTTCTAAAACCCTGACATAGGTCCAATATGCCTCATCCGCCTGAAGGATTACTTCAGCTTCTGTCTTCTGTCGGTTTAACCTTGCCATCTCTTCACCCAATAGTGCCATACGGTAGGCAGAGGTGATCTTTCCCCCGGTATAGATTGGTTGTTCCAGTCGCACCCCTGCCAGATAAGTACCATTAGGCTTGAGATTAAGTTCCATACCCGGAAAGAAGGCATACTCCTTGAATATTGGTACACCATCAACTGTGGTAAGTATATTGGGAACGAGCTGACCCGTTGCATCCGGCACATAGGTTGGCAGATGGAATGAGGGGATTTCTCTCTCCATTGAAGCAGTTGTGAGCAGATAGTTACCTGTAACAGAGATTTTTGGCAGGAAGTTGGCACGATAGCTCTTCACCCCATAACCAGCCTTCTCTACCTGTTGTTCAGCCACCGCTATCTGCTTGTTGTTGGTTAGGGCCATTGAACGGCACTCCTCAAGAGTGAGAGGTTCTTGCACTGACAGACTAAGTGGCTGTTGGGCAGACAGACTTAACGGTTGTTGTTCTGAGAGTCTGAGTGGTTGTTGTGCCGATAGACTGACCGTAACCAGCATACCGGCAATTATCATATATATTGTATTGTAATGTTTCATTTTTTCTGAATCTTTATTTTGAAGAAAATGGAGTATAATAATGGAATGACCACAAGGGTGATCAGGGTACCGATAAGTAGTCCCCCCATAATGGTTACCGCAAGCGGACCGAACAGGTCGTCACTCAACAGCGGAATCATTCCAAGGATGGTTGTTCCCGAAGCCATCATAACCGGGCGGAAACGACCAAATGAGCTGATCAGTAGAGCTTCCACAGGATCAATATCCTCTCTCTTCAGTTGCAGCTCGATCTCATCCATCAGTACAATACCATTCTTGATGATCATTCCCACCAGTCCAAGTACACCTACTATGGCTACGAAACCGAAGGCCTTGCCGGAAGCGAGCATACCGAAGATAACACCGATCAACAGCAGTGGAATACAACAAACGATGATCAGAGGTTTGCGATAATCGCGGAAAAGAATGATCAGTATGGCTATCATAAGGATGATGGCCAGAGGAAAGTATTTGAAGAGGTAGGAGCTGGACTGCTGACTGGCTTTCCATTCTCCTTCCCATTGCATTGTGTACCCTTCGGGCAGCTCGATTGCTTCGATCTGTTTGGCTATGGTTTGCCTTGCATCCTCTGTTCCTATTCCTCTGACGGGACTACCCTGCGCACGCATGGCTCGCTGTCCGTTGTAGCGGATTATAAGCGGATCTTCCCATGTAAGACGGATACCATTGGTTACCTGACTAAGCGGTATAGTACGGAGTGCCTCATGGATAACATCCTCTTCTGAGTATACGCCTGTGAGCAATCCTTGCAGCATCTCCCTGTTGACAAATGAGAGGGAAGGTATCATGCTGAATATCTGCGCATTCTCGAGCGACTCGATAGGGTTGCCATCTTTATCTACAGACTTCAGATAGATGGTCTGCCTCTGATTGCCATCATAGAAATAGCTGGCAGGAATACCGCCTGTGGTACTAAGCAGGGAGAGACCAACGTCCTGACGACTGATTCCAACATTTCGGGCAATTGGCTGATCGTAGTCGACCATCAGCACCGGTGTTTTTGCTTCCCAGTTGGAGCATGTCAGAGTGATGGCGGTACTCTCCTCCATAATGGCGAGAGCCTGTGCTGTCAGATCTCGCAGTACAGCGGGGTCCGAACCATTGAACTGCACTTCTATGGGGTGTTTCTTATACATAAGATTATACCTTTTAAGTCGCACATAAGCATCCGGATAGTGGTCGGTTAGATACTCCTGTATCTCATCTATCGTGCCCACCAGCTGCTTTGAAGTGGTGTAGTCGACGATCAGCTCTCCGTATGAAAGAGACGGGTCGGCCATACTTCGCACCAGGTTGTAACGTGCAGGTGTTCCTCCTACGGAAGCGGTGACATGCGTAATCTCTTCACGAGAAAGGAGATAATCGGTGATCGACTGCAGATCGTTCTTCACCCTCTCGCTTGTATATCCTTCGGGTAACTTATACTCTATATAAAGTTGATTGTAATCCATATCGGGGAAGAAGCCCTGTGGCAGGAAGCGGTAACATCCCACCGCTGCAATCATTAGCAGGGTGATTGCACCAATGGTAAGGCTTCGGTTATGCAGGGTCCATGTAAGTACTGAACGCAACGCACGGTAGAAGCCATTATCATAAGGGTCCTTACCCACCCTATCCTCTTTGATTTTAACAATCCTGTCGGCCTGTATCGGAACATATACCAGTGACAGCAACCAGCTCAGCAGAAGCGATACTGCAAGAACTATAAAGAGATCGCGCACATAATATCCTGCTGTATCGGGCGACAGGAAGATTGGGAAGAAAGCAAGAATGGCGATTAGCGTGGCTCCCAATAGCGGCATCGCTGTTTTCTTTCCGATAAGGGTAAGCGCTTTTTTCTTCGGCAATCCCCTTTGCATATCGATGAGTATACCATCGAGGATCACTATAGCATTATCCACCAGCATCCCCATGGCGAGGATAAAGGAGCCAAGTGAAACACGCTGCAGTGTACCTCCTGCCATATTGAGAATAAGCAGAGAACCGATCACGATCACTACCAGGTTGAGACCGATAATCACACCACTTCGGAATCCCATGAAGAAGATAAGCAGCAGAACAACAATAATTACCGATTCAACC
This portion of the Lascolabacillus massiliensis genome encodes:
- a CDS encoding glycoside hydrolase family 26 protein → MKRLFILISILLIVSFSCSETGDEIVGEPNEDNLTLLYLADKNATYETKALYSNLWEIQKSGFMFGHHDDLWYGRKWYNVPGVSDTRDVCGDYPAVFSVDFGSVMDDRYSYEFDINENMIRKRVIREAYDRGEVITACIHINNPLTGGDSWDNSRKDVVKEILNEGGETNIKYKVWLDRLAQFAMDLKGSDGKLIPVIFRPYHEHTQTWSWWGRSCTTESEFVRLWQFTISYLRDTKGVHNFIYAISPQMDSPKGRSDFLFRWPGNEYVDFIGMDCYHGLNPTTFAINMTALSKLSKELKKPCGVTETGVEGLIDGSGKTQYRYWTEQILTPSLGQSVSMIVMWRNKYDPNEEGHHFYSVFKGHATESNFISMYDHPASFFSKDLPDMYIMAKGIAVEGY
- a CDS encoding AraC family transcriptional regulator, with amino-acid sequence MSSHVNNIINEITPLSDKDCFYIADRRKSEFTYPLHSHSEYELNYVENAAGVKRIVGDSVEVIGNWDLTLITGDDLEHVWEQHECTSRNIREITIQFSKDLFFDNFIHKNQFSSIKNMLIKAQKGINFPMETIMRVYPMLDKLSSEESGFHAVMNLMHILYELSLCENCHTLASSSFAQAEDNTDSRRVKKIYDYINAHYKEDIRLEELANLVGMTPVAFSRFFKLRAGKTISEYIIDIRLGNATRLLVDTTNTISEICYECGFNNVSNFNRIFKKRKECSPKVFRENYRKTKLIV
- a CDS encoding flavin reductase, whose protein sequence is MKNIVLTLLCISLLALTGCKENSGKAQTGEAGDVTTVDKLTSEQIKAASFEDLFKTIDANEVEEDIFTLINQDYSVLTAGTPDHYNSMVASWGGWGILFNKQVVFSMLRSNRYTLELIRKENRYTMSFFDREYQDEIVKFGMSSGRDSNKKMTNTTLTAVETPSGNMSYKEAKIIIELDLFEVTTVSPDDFLTEDARQFIIDAHTETNEYHKLVFGEIKNVWVRK
- a CDS encoding TolC family protein gives rise to the protein MKHYNTIYMIIAGMLVTVSLSAQQPLRLSEQQPLSLSAQQPLSLSVQEPLTLEECRSMALTNNKQIAVAEQQVEKAGYGVKSYRANFLPKISVTGNYLLTTASMEREIPSFHLPTYVPDATGQLVPNILTTVDGVPIFKEYAFFPGMELNLKPNGTYLAGVRLEQPIYTGGKITSAYRMALLGEEMARLNRQKTEAEVILQADEAYWTYVRVLELKKVAEAYKEMLDQLGTDVTNAYEAGMVPRNDLLRVEVKRNEVELQLLKADNGVRLARMNLCHVIGLPLNSEITVAPHTTAPQEEALPLPDLALRPEVELLMHQVELKVEQVKLARSEFLPQVGIGGNFSYANGLKLNDNKLLDNTAFSAVVSVQVPIFHWGEGKNRVRSAMAEKRMAQLQQEELTGMMELEVQQALQNYQESLAAIQLTNRSLSQAEENLRESRDRYDAGMETLSNLLEAQAMWQQAKSESVEAGCNAQLAETRYYKAAGKLK
- a CDS encoding efflux RND transporter permease subunit — its product is MIDFGKWGLENRKLVSFLVLCLLVGGFLAIRSMGKLEDPELVVKQALVVTTYPGASAHQVELEVTDLLEKSIRTMKDVDFIESRSMNDLSMITVGISTLVPNDEVDHVWTQLRRKVSDVQAKLPEGASVPVVKDDFGDVMGMFYAMTSDGYSDREMGDYAELIKRELLALDGVSRVDIYGQGKECIYIEMYEDRMANLGISPAEVLSTLSGQNKTVYSGNYNADDMSLRVTVNDRYRNADDIGDLLLKGHQGDQFRLKDVAKVWTGYEDPVRNELMYDNQKALGIAISANYDADITQVGKRVEKRIDELTASRLPIGIELHKVFFQPDRVSDALNTFMINLVESVIIVVLLLIFFMGFRSGVIIGLNLVVIVIGSLLILNMAGGTLQRVSLGSFILAMGMLVDNAIVILDGILIDMQRGLPKKKALTLIGKKTAMPLLGATLIAILAFFPIFLSPDTAGYYVRDLFIVLAVSLLLSWLLSLVYVPIQADRIVKIKEDRVGKDPYDNGFYRALRSVLTWTLHNRSLTIGAITLLMIAAVGCYRFLPQGFFPDMDYNQLYIEYKLPEGYTSERVKNDLQSITDYLLSREEITHVTASVGGTPARYNLVRSMADPSLSYGELIVDYTTSKQLVGTIDEIQEYLTDHYPDAYVRLKRYNLMYKKHPIEVQFNGSDPAVLRDLTAQALAIMEESTAITLTCSNWEAKTPVLMVDYDQPIARNVGISRQDVGLSLLSTTGGIPASYFYDGNQRQTIYLKSVDKDGNPIESLENAQIFSMIPSLSFVNREMLQGLLTGVYSEEDVIHEALRTIPLSQVTNGIRLTWEDPLIIRYNGQRAMRAQGSPVRGIGTEDARQTIAKQIEAIELPEGYTMQWEGEWKASQQSSSYLFKYFPLAIILMIAILIILFRDYRKPLIIVCCIPLLLIGVIFGMLASGKAFGFVAIVGVLGLVGMIIKNGIVLMDEIELQLKREDIDPVEALLISSFGRFRPVMMASGTTILGMIPLLSDDLFGPLAVTIMGGLLIGTLITLVVIPLLYSIFFKIKIQKK